The proteins below are encoded in one region of Arenibacter algicola:
- the ppgK gene encoding polyphosphate--glucose phosphotransferase → MEILGIDVGGSGIKGALVNMETGEMITERFRIPTPKSRKPKPMAEVVAKIVNHFDYSGPIGCGFPTVIKNGVCKTPGNLHKRWAGVNVDELFSEATGLPVTVVNDADAAGYASMNFGVGRGKDGLVLMITIGTGLGSGAFYNGDLIPNFELGQIPYKKYDKIELWAAASAKEREELSYKKWGKRFNIFLEFVELIVSPDLIILGGGTSKDWDEFKDYISIETPVIPAELQNHAGIIGAAAAAYNKKGVLH, encoded by the coding sequence ATGGAAATCCTAGGAATAGATGTCGGTGGCTCGGGCATAAAAGGAGCTTTAGTAAATATGGAAACTGGTGAAATGATAACGGAGCGGTTTAGGATACCGACACCGAAGTCGAGAAAACCAAAACCCATGGCCGAAGTAGTAGCCAAAATTGTAAATCATTTTGATTATAGCGGACCTATAGGCTGTGGATTTCCAACTGTTATAAAAAATGGCGTTTGTAAGACTCCAGGAAATCTTCATAAAAGATGGGCCGGTGTAAATGTAGATGAATTGTTCAGTGAGGCAACGGGATTACCGGTTACTGTGGTAAACGACGCTGATGCCGCAGGATATGCATCTATGAATTTCGGTGTAGGCCGGGGCAAGGATGGCCTCGTGCTCATGATCACTATAGGAACGGGCCTGGGCAGTGGTGCCTTTTACAATGGGGATTTGATACCAAATTTTGAATTGGGCCAGATTCCCTATAAAAAATATGATAAAATTGAACTTTGGGCCGCCGCTTCTGCCAAGGAAAGAGAAGAACTTAGTTATAAGAAATGGGGCAAACGATTTAACATTTTCTTGGAGTTTGTGGAGTTGATCGTATCTCCGGATCTAATTATACTAGGCGGAGGCACCTCCAAGGATTGGGACGAGTTTAAGGACTATATCAGTATTGAAACCCCGGTAATTCCCGCGGAATTGCAAAATCATGCCGGCATTATTGGCGCTGCAGCCGCAGCATATAATAAAAAAGGGGTACTTCATTAA
- a CDS encoding sulfatase: protein MPTVFKKLYIALTALFLPTSNLQCQEVQKQPNVLFISVDDLRTELGVYGHPVVKSPNMDAIANEGSVFSNHFVQVPTCGASRYALLTGMRPSKPEHLKNSAIENEISGKEETDVPESFIHHLKRNGYHTVGIGKISHSADGLVYGYEEPVSAKKELPHSWDELLFNPGKWGTGWNAFFAYANGENRQSLKRQVKPYEEGKVNDQGYPDGLTTELAIAKLRELKDKKGPFFMGVGFFKPHLPFNAPKKYWDLYDREQIPVSPNPNIPENINLKSLHESGEFNGYALGDEHPNLSEPVSIDYAKKLGHAYLASISYIDAQIGMIWDELKVLGLDKNTIIVIWGDHGWHLGDQRVWGKHTLFEKALNSTLIIRSPFEEHQNKKVKTIVETVDIYPTLMEMCNIDINHKTDGESFRHSFISDKSNTDQVAYSYYRNGISLRTDKYRLTKYFRKEEPTVELYNHVSDPHETKNIAQLNTDIVKALMPLLEKGNTGLYDRN from the coding sequence ATGCCAACTGTTTTTAAAAAACTATATATTGCCCTTACAGCCTTATTTCTACCGACTAGCAATTTGCAATGCCAAGAGGTGCAAAAACAGCCCAATGTTTTGTTCATTTCCGTGGACGACCTGAGAACGGAATTGGGCGTATATGGTCATCCAGTTGTAAAGTCGCCCAATATGGACGCTATAGCTAACGAAGGATCCGTTTTTAGCAATCATTTTGTACAGGTCCCCACCTGCGGGGCTTCCCGATATGCCCTATTAACAGGGATGCGCCCCTCTAAACCCGAACATTTAAAGAACAGTGCCATTGAAAACGAAATATCCGGAAAGGAAGAAACTGATGTACCCGAGAGTTTTATCCACCATCTTAAAAGAAACGGCTACCACACTGTGGGCATAGGTAAAATTAGCCATTCTGCCGACGGTTTGGTCTACGGTTATGAAGAACCGGTCTCTGCAAAAAAAGAGCTGCCCCATAGCTGGGACGAACTCTTATTCAATCCCGGTAAATGGGGTACGGGATGGAATGCCTTTTTTGCCTATGCGAATGGAGAAAACCGACAGAGCTTAAAGAGACAGGTAAAACCATATGAAGAAGGAAAAGTGAACGATCAGGGGTATCCTGACGGACTTACTACCGAGCTGGCTATTGCAAAACTTAGGGAACTAAAGGACAAGAAAGGTCCTTTCTTTATGGGAGTTGGCTTTTTTAAACCACACCTTCCGTTTAATGCGCCCAAAAAGTATTGGGACCTTTATGACCGGGAACAGATACCTGTTTCTCCAAATCCCAATATTCCAGAAAATATAAACTTGAAAAGTTTACATGAAAGCGGCGAATTTAACGGGTATGCCCTAGGTGATGAACATCCCAACCTATCCGAGCCGGTTTCCATTGATTATGCAAAAAAGTTGGGACATGCCTATTTAGCATCCATAAGTTATATCGATGCACAAATTGGAATGATTTGGGATGAGCTAAAAGTTTTGGGGTTGGATAAAAATACCATTATTGTGATTTGGGGGGACCACGGATGGCATCTGGGTGATCAGCGGGTCTGGGGCAAACATACCCTGTTTGAAAAGGCTTTGAATAGCACCTTGATCATTAGATCACCCTTTGAAGAACATCAAAATAAAAAAGTAAAAACCATTGTGGAAACCGTGGACATTTATCCAACGCTAATGGAAATGTGTAATATTGATATTAACCATAAGACAGACGGGGAAAGCTTTAGGCACAGTTTTATTTCGGATAAATCCAATACCGACCAAGTAGCTTATAGTTACTATAGAAATGGCATTTCATTGAGGACCGATAAATACAGATTAACCAAATACTTTAGAAAGGAAGAACCAACGGTTGAACTATACAATCATGTCTCGGACCCTCATGAAACCAAAAATATTGCCCAATTAAACACAGACATTGTCAAGGCACTTATGCCTTTGTTGGAAAAGGGAAATACGGGCCTATATGATAGAAACTAG
- a CDS encoding NUDIX hydrolase: MILKKQIYKVDKKVNPLIGILLFFISIFLLIFTLPLGFIYGIFHGLFKKGVVGLGEYLLEIAISIDQLGNVGMQHLLNVLWIKKGGYKFGNRDETISSALGRNNKLGTLTKFGMAIDKLLDFLDKNHSLNSIDYYIEPSKEILDQLVWIHIVDQKLLATRPIGETRYVLPGAQKEPHISDVMVLTKEIKEGWKISLDISSFEYIGVFEARVDGKGPGILVRKTCYFSEYSGDMSIDPELGEIVWLKYQDRKNASEVDKLIFDFLKDSDLLI, encoded by the coding sequence ATGATTCTAAAAAAACAGATCTATAAGGTGGACAAAAAGGTGAATCCCCTTATCGGGATCCTCCTGTTCTTCATCTCCATCTTTTTGTTGATATTCACCCTTCCATTGGGCTTCATTTACGGTATTTTTCATGGACTATTCAAAAAGGGCGTAGTTGGACTTGGAGAGTATCTACTAGAAATCGCCATCTCTATAGATCAATTGGGCAATGTTGGCATGCAACATCTTTTGAATGTACTGTGGATCAAAAAAGGGGGCTATAAATTTGGAAATCGGGACGAGACCATTTCCAGTGCACTGGGAAGAAACAATAAGCTGGGAACACTCACCAAGTTTGGAATGGCCATAGATAAGCTTCTTGATTTCTTGGACAAGAACCACTCCTTAAACTCAATTGACTATTACATAGAACCTTCAAAAGAAATTTTGGATCAATTGGTATGGATCCATATTGTGGACCAAAAGCTATTGGCCACTAGACCTATAGGAGAGACCAGGTATGTACTTCCGGGCGCACAAAAGGAACCGCATATATCAGATGTAATGGTGCTGACCAAGGAAATAAAGGAAGGCTGGAAAATATCCCTGGACATCTCATCCTTTGAATATATTGGTGTTTTTGAAGCACGAGTAGATGGCAAGGGGCCTGGAATTCTAGTTAGAAAGACCTGTTACTTTTCAGAATATTCTGGGGATATGTCAATTGACCCGGAACTAGGGGAAATTGTATGGCTGAAGTATCAGGATAGGAAAAACGCATCCGAAGTTGATAAATTGATTTTCGATTTCCTTAAAGACTCTGACCTATTGATCTAA
- a CDS encoding ThuA domain-containing protein, translating to MNNYISLILGVFVIFFSSCTSNKREGEPRILVFSKTMGYKHASIPMGLQAIQKLGVENNFLVDTTKNAEVFNDDELKKYSAIVFLSTTGNILDAKQEAAFERYIQAGGGFVGVHAATDTEYDWGWYGKLVGAYFDSHPAGTPEADFIIKDNTFAATNMFTDSVWHRADELYNFKKINPEVKVLMTVDEKTYQGGKNGEHHPMSWYHEYDGGRAFYTALGHTDESFSEELYLKHLLGGIKYAIGKNEILDYTKAATQIPPDSDRFTKVPLKFGEFFEPTEMAILPNNDILISQRRGEIMLYKDSTQELSQVGLLDVYHKTLNTPDVNAEEGLMGLQKDPDFEKNHWIYVYYSPTGDKWVNRLSRFKFENDVFDMATEQIILEVDSQREICCHTAGSIAFGPDNMLYLSTGDNSTPFNEKGAKYTNKGYAPLNDLPGKEQYDARRSSGNTNDLRGKILRIIVNEDGSYSIPEGNLFPKGTPKTRPEIFTMGHRNPYRISVDPKKGYVYWGDVGPDARIDSMETRGPKGYDEMNQAREAGNFGWPLFVADNKPYRSYDYATGESGDAFDPDKPINNSKNNTGLRELPKAMPAYGFYPYVASQEFPQTGTGGRNAMAGPVYYSDLYNGPNALPAYYDGKVLVYDWIRGWMMAVTLFPNGEFNKMEPFADQIKVNNLIDMEVGPDGRVYLLEYGSGWFSKNDDSSLSYIEYNGGNRPPVVGNFTVDKTSGKLPLTITANVEASDREEDTMTYVWDLGNGETKETTNPEITYTYENEGDYFISATVVDNKEASVKSEAINIVVGNSRPEVAIDISGGITTFKPGMAVDYKVSVKDPDGSAIDENNIFVSVDYLEGMDEASLSLGHQEVSAAVTGKALTLALDCKTCHKEKEKSVGPMYRDIAEKYKNDKKGLSYLQGKIISGGSGVWGEVTMPAHPNLTKDESRQIGLYIQSLVSTAVKKKSLPAVGTIMPNPAKGTTVMVITASYTDQGGNNVKPLTGSKSVVLQMDGDPDNTGTK from the coding sequence ATGAATAATTACATTTCGCTTATTCTTGGTGTGTTTGTTATTTTCTTTTCTTCCTGCACTAGTAATAAAAGGGAGGGTGAGCCACGAATTTTGGTTTTTTCCAAGACTATGGGCTATAAGCATGCTTCCATACCCATGGGCCTGCAAGCTATCCAAAAGTTGGGGGTGGAAAATAACTTTCTTGTGGATACCACTAAAAATGCCGAAGTCTTCAATGATGATGAATTAAAAAAGTATTCGGCTATAGTTTTTTTAAGTACTACGGGCAATATTTTGGACGCCAAACAGGAAGCTGCATTTGAAAGATATATTCAGGCCGGTGGAGGCTTTGTGGGTGTTCATGCAGCAACAGATACCGAATATGATTGGGGCTGGTATGGAAAATTGGTCGGGGCTTATTTTGACAGCCACCCGGCAGGCACACCCGAGGCCGACTTTATAATCAAGGATAATACTTTTGCCGCTACCAACATGTTTACCGACTCCGTTTGGCATCGTGCAGATGAACTCTATAATTTTAAGAAAATTAATCCCGAGGTTAAGGTTTTAATGACCGTAGATGAAAAGACCTACCAAGGGGGTAAAAATGGGGAACATCATCCAATGAGTTGGTATCACGAATACGATGGTGGCCGTGCCTTTTATACCGCTTTGGGCCATACAGATGAAAGTTTTTCCGAAGAGTTATATTTAAAACATCTACTTGGGGGTATTAAGTATGCCATTGGGAAGAATGAAATCTTGGATTATACAAAGGCTGCTACTCAGATTCCTCCAGATTCAGACCGCTTTACCAAAGTACCCTTAAAATTTGGGGAATTTTTTGAGCCAACGGAAATGGCCATTTTGCCGAATAATGATATTTTGATATCCCAAAGAAGGGGAGAGATCATGCTTTATAAAGATTCAACCCAAGAGTTGTCGCAAGTAGGATTACTGGATGTTTACCATAAAACATTGAATACCCCGGATGTAAATGCTGAAGAGGGGTTGATGGGGCTGCAAAAGGACCCCGATTTTGAAAAAAATCATTGGATTTATGTTTATTATAGTCCAACTGGTGATAAGTGGGTGAACCGTTTGTCCAGGTTTAAGTTTGAGAACGATGTTTTTGATATGGCTACTGAGCAAATTATTCTGGAAGTGGATAGTCAGCGCGAAATATGTTGCCATACAGCGGGTTCCATAGCTTTTGGTCCTGATAATATGTTGTATTTGTCCACGGGGGACAATAGTACTCCCTTTAACGAAAAAGGGGCTAAGTATACCAATAAGGGCTATGCGCCATTAAACGATTTACCGGGAAAGGAACAGTACGATGCCCGTAGATCCTCAGGGAATACCAATGACCTAAGAGGTAAGATATTGCGTATAATAGTAAATGAGGACGGTAGTTATAGTATCCCGGAAGGCAATTTGTTCCCTAAAGGTACCCCTAAGACCAGGCCGGAAATATTTACTATGGGCCATCGAAATCCTTATAGAATTTCGGTAGATCCCAAAAAAGGATATGTGTATTGGGGAGATGTGGGCCCGGATGCCAGAATTGATAGTATGGAAACTAGAGGGCCAAAGGGATATGATGAGATGAATCAGGCAAGGGAGGCCGGAAATTTTGGTTGGCCACTGTTCGTTGCCGATAACAAACCATACCGCAGCTATGATTATGCCACAGGGGAGAGTGGGGATGCTTTTGATCCTGATAAACCCATCAACAACTCTAAAAACAATACTGGGCTTAGGGAGCTTCCCAAGGCCATGCCGGCCTATGGTTTTTATCCTTATGTAGCATCCCAGGAATTTCCGCAGACCGGTACCGGTGGTAGGAATGCCATGGCCGGACCCGTTTATTATTCGGATCTTTATAATGGTCCCAATGCCTTGCCTGCATATTACGATGGTAAAGTATTGGTCTATGATTGGATTCGGGGTTGGATGATGGCCGTAACCCTATTTCCCAATGGGGAATTCAATAAGATGGAACCTTTTGCCGATCAGATCAAAGTAAATAATTTGATAGATATGGAGGTAGGTCCTGATGGTAGGGTATATCTTTTGGAATACGGTAGCGGTTGGTTCTCAAAGAATGACGATTCGTCCTTAAGTTATATTGAATATAATGGGGGTAATAGGCCTCCTGTTGTAGGCAATTTCACTGTAGATAAAACCTCTGGAAAATTACCCTTGACCATTACGGCCAATGTTGAGGCCAGCGATAGGGAAGAGGATACGATGACCTATGTTTGGGATTTGGGGAATGGGGAAACCAAGGAAACCACTAATCCGGAAATCACCTATACCTATGAGAATGAGGGGGACTATTTTATATCGGCTACCGTAGTGGATAACAAGGAAGCATCAGTTAAGAGCGAGGCTATTAATATTGTAGTAGGAAATTCCAGACCTGAGGTTGCCATCGATATTAGCGGAGGCATTACTACTTTTAAGCCTGGTATGGCTGTAGATTATAAGGTCTCTGTAAAAGATCCTGATGGTTCGGCCATTGATGAAAATAACATATTTGTTTCCGTAGATTATTTGGAAGGCATGGATGAGGCCTCACTTTCTTTGGGGCACCAAGAGGTTTCGGCGGCCGTTACGGGCAAGGCACTCACATTGGCCCTGGATTGTAAAACCTGCCATAAGGAGAAGGAAAAATCTGTTGGTCCAATGTACCGTGACATCGCTGAAAAATATAAGAATGATAAAAAAGGACTTAGCTATCTGCAGGGAAAGATAATTTCAGGAGGTAGCGGAGTTTGGGGAGAAGTAACCATGCCGGCACATCCCAACTTGACCAAGGATGAATCCAGACAGATAGGGTTGTATATTCAATCACTGGTAAGTACTGCGGTCAAGAAGAAATCCCTGCCCGCTGTGGGAACCATAATGCCAAATCCTGCAAAAGGGACTACGGTAATGGTAATAACGGCCAGCTATACGGATCAAGGTGGAAACAATGTGAAACCATTAACAGGGTCCAAGTCTGTAGTGTTGCAAATGGATGGCGATCCGGATAATACCGGAACCAAGTAA
- a CDS encoding LytR/AlgR family response regulator transcription factor: protein MKVVIVEDELAASENLAYMLNNLQDKLEVLAVLDSVKTAIDYFSKNQEADLVFMDIHLADGLSFEIFDAVKIDAPIIFTTAYDQYALKAFKLNSIDYLLKPIDEDELEVSLAQFKGQLKGKGLINNQVEGLLSLLQDQKKTYKSMYLVHHRDELIPLKTDKIAYLYIENGIVKAVTKDRQTHIIEQKLEDVENDLDPSDFHRLNRQFIVQRDSIAGIKQYFNGKLIISVMPPHEEKVIVSKAKATEFKNWMNH, encoded by the coding sequence ATGAAAGTAGTAATTGTAGAAGATGAATTGGCGGCAAGTGAAAATCTAGCCTATATGCTAAATAACCTACAGGATAAACTTGAGGTATTGGCTGTTTTGGATTCGGTAAAAACTGCTATTGATTATTTTTCAAAAAATCAGGAAGCCGACCTTGTTTTTATGGACATTCATTTAGCGGATGGACTTTCTTTTGAAATTTTTGATGCCGTTAAAATAGATGCTCCAATTATATTTACCACTGCTTATGACCAATATGCCTTAAAGGCTTTTAAACTAAATAGTATTGATTATTTATTAAAACCGATAGACGAAGATGAGTTGGAAGTAAGCCTTGCGCAATTTAAAGGACAGTTAAAAGGCAAGGGGCTTATAAATAATCAAGTTGAAGGTCTCCTAAGCCTATTACAGGATCAGAAAAAGACCTACAAATCCATGTATTTGGTGCATCATCGAGATGAACTCATACCATTGAAAACAGACAAAATCGCCTATTTATATATTGAAAACGGAATAGTCAAGGCGGTAACAAAAGACAGACAAACCCATATAATCGAACAGAAATTAGAGGATGTTGAAAACGACCTGGACCCTTCCGACTTTCACAGGCTAAATCGACAGTTCATTGTCCAAAGAGATTCCATTGCGGGGATAAAACAATATTTTAACGGGAAGCTAATTATTAGCGTTATGCCGCCCCATGAAGAGAAAGTAATTGTAAGCAAGGCAAAAGCCACCGAGTTTAAAAATTGGATGAATCATTGA
- a CDS encoding sensor histidine kinase: protein MDTTKPVKQLEIIKIALLIAVLVTLPLTISLFRTTGFNKEIFSSELFVDLDLKFWFFFLFSWATLQFNTNWIYRIPKRKSLVVWILRLSGNIGILVSTILLLDFIYPYLVDKDVSNREEDFQVFIFIVVLIIIIFISRILRLQIIQRQSILENEHLKQQNLQNELSALKNQINPHFLFNSLNSLNSLIRDNKEATMFVKKLSFMYRYILQSGDRDLVPLKEELKFLDSYTYLIKTRYRNRFQIEIAIDETYLDRKIPPLALQLLVENAVKHNEISETHPLKVNIYSQEDCIYVENKVRTRTTLAEGTGTGLLNLYKRYYMIRKQQIIIDKQSDIFRVKLPLNKMT, encoded by the coding sequence ATGGACACTACAAAACCGGTAAAACAGCTCGAAATTATAAAGATTGCCCTGCTCATTGCTGTTTTGGTGACATTACCGCTAACCATATCCCTTTTCAGGACAACTGGTTTTAACAAAGAGATTTTTTCCAGTGAACTGTTTGTAGATCTTGATTTAAAATTCTGGTTTTTCTTCCTTTTTTCTTGGGCAACTCTGCAATTCAACACCAATTGGATTTATCGTATTCCCAAAAGGAAAAGCTTAGTTGTTTGGATACTGAGACTCTCTGGTAACATTGGAATCCTAGTGTCCACAATTTTACTTTTAGATTTCATATACCCCTATTTGGTAGACAAGGACGTTTCCAATAGAGAGGAGGACTTTCAAGTATTTATATTCATCGTTGTCCTCATCATCATCATTTTTATTTCCAGAATTTTAAGGCTTCAAATCATTCAGCGCCAAAGTATATTGGAAAACGAACATTTGAAACAGCAGAACCTTCAAAATGAACTTTCAGCCCTTAAAAATCAAATAAACCCCCATTTTCTCTTTAATTCCCTAAACTCCCTAAACTCCCTTATCCGAGACAATAAGGAGGCTACCATGTTTGTTAAAAAGCTCTCTTTTATGTACCGTTATATATTGCAGAGCGGGGACAGGGATTTGGTACCACTGAAGGAAGAACTAAAATTCCTGGACAGTTATACTTATTTGATAAAGACAAGATACAGGAACCGTTTTCAAATTGAAATAGCCATTGACGAAACTTATCTGGACAGAAAAATTCCTCCCTTGGCCTTACAATTATTGGTAGAAAATGCAGTAAAACACAATGAAATTTCGGAAACACACCCATTAAAAGTCAATATATATTCCCAAGAGGATTGTATTTATGTAGAAAATAAAGTACGGACCCGCACTACTCTGGCCGAAGGTACCGGGACAGGACTATTAAACCTGTACAAACGTTACTATATGATACGCAAACAACAAATTATCATTGACAAACAAAGTGATATTTTTAGAGTAAAACTACCCTTGAACAAAATGACATGA
- a CDS encoding cell division ATP-binding protein FtsE — MGESILRLTDVAVFQGENLVLNDISLEIKKGEFVYLIGKTGSGKSSFMKTLYGDLPLKQGSGHIVDFDLTTLKEKEIPYLRRKLGVVFQDFKLLPDRNVNNNLLFVLKATGWKDQSEMNAKIEDVLDKVGMKTKGFKFPHELSGGEQQRIAIARALLNDPDLILADEPTGNLDPQTSVEVMKVLQDINKTGRTILMATHDYALILKYPSKTLKCDGNKVFEVIQRAV, encoded by the coding sequence ATGGGCGAAAGCATATTGAGGTTGACGGATGTAGCCGTATTTCAGGGTGAAAATTTAGTATTGAACGATATTTCCCTTGAAATTAAAAAAGGGGAATTCGTATACCTTATCGGAAAGACGGGCAGTGGGAAAAGCAGCTTTATGAAAACTTTGTACGGCGATCTTCCATTAAAACAAGGAAGCGGCCATATTGTAGATTTCGATCTTACCACCTTGAAGGAAAAGGAAATTCCATATTTAAGAAGAAAATTGGGAGTGGTTTTTCAAGATTTTAAATTGTTGCCAGATCGCAACGTAAACAACAACCTCCTTTTTGTACTTAAAGCTACCGGCTGGAAAGACCAAAGCGAGATGAACGCCAAGATTGAAGATGTCCTGGATAAAGTGGGCATGAAAACTAAAGGCTTCAAATTTCCCCATGAACTTTCCGGGGGGGAACAGCAGCGGATCGCCATTGCCCGGGCACTGCTCAATGATCCGGATCTTATCCTGGCAGATGAACCAACGGGGAATCTCGACCCCCAAACCAGCGTGGAAGTGATGAAGGTACTTCAGGATATAAACAAAACAGGAAGGACCATTCTTATGGCCACGCATGACTACGCCCTAATACTTAAATATCCGTCCAAAACATTGAAATGCGATGGCAATAAGGTGTTTGAAGTAATACAGCGTGCGGTATAG